The following are encoded in a window of Thalassotalea insulae genomic DNA:
- a CDS encoding HDOD domain-containing protein, protein MNAHEYAIQANGSFALPDACFKVKSLIEDETSTIEDFADVISIDPSMTSRLLQIANSALYSFPGEISTISRAITIIGTQAIYNMMLVDVAASAFKHFANQAIDLKRFWRMSVFCGLATKNLAVKSGIRDIERLFVAGLLQNFGELIVAKVTPEIAQACEKYSADNLPWTVQQQQLGYTYTDISAELLKIWQIPEKIILPIRHYNEAHTIQINQDVKILYLATRLALVDSHPEEFSYDDTVDESLCRSLGISSDDLNAAAEFATEEAENILRIMGSKFYSRQ, encoded by the coding sequence ATGAATGCCCATGAATATGCTATTCAGGCAAATGGTTCATTTGCTTTGCCAGATGCTTGTTTTAAAGTAAAGTCGTTGATTGAGGATGAAACGTCAACAATAGAAGATTTTGCTGATGTTATCAGTATCGACCCTTCAATGACCTCGCGTTTACTGCAAATTGCGAATAGCGCGCTTTATAGTTTTCCTGGTGAAATAAGTACTATTTCCCGAGCGATCACCATTATTGGCACCCAGGCGATTTACAATATGATGCTGGTGGATGTCGCGGCCTCTGCGTTTAAACACTTTGCTAATCAGGCGATTGATTTAAAGCGTTTCTGGAGAATGAGTGTTTTTTGTGGCTTGGCAACGAAAAACCTTGCAGTTAAATCGGGTATTCGTGATATCGAACGCTTGTTTGTTGCTGGTCTGCTACAAAACTTTGGTGAACTCATTGTCGCTAAAGTTACCCCAGAAATTGCTCAAGCCTGTGAAAAATATTCGGCTGACAACCTTCCTTGGACAGTGCAGCAACAACAGCTAGGTTACACTTATACTGATATTTCTGCTGAATTGTTGAAGATATGGCAAATCCCGGAAAAAATTATTTTACCTATTCGTCATTATAATGAAGCTCATACCATTCAAATTAATCAGGACGTTAAAATTTTATATTTGGCGACGCGGCTGGCGTTAGTTGATTCACATCCTGAAGAGTTTTCCTACGATGATACCGTCGACGAAAGCTTATGTCGTAGCTTAGGGATTTCAAGTGATGACTTAAATGCGGCAGCTGAATTTGCCACCGAAGAGGCAGAAAATATTTTACGTATCATGGGCAGTAAGTTTTATAGCCGCCAATAG
- a CDS encoding sigma-54-dependent transcriptional regulator: MKKRILIADDDINIIASLKYVLAEQGFDIIAVTTPQSVLEHLEQQTVDLVLLDMNFQQDTTSGAEGLQLVSAVQRIDANIPVIVMTGWATIDIAVEAMQAGAKDFIQKPWNNERLLSAIKTQFALAQSNQMAERLNQQNKLLTGQTQLADENAIVAYSAKMKELMATLTDLAQSDMSILLSGSNGTGKSMLAAYVHSVSARAAHSFVPVNMGAIPESLFESEMFGHKKGAFTDAKENRIGRFEMAEQGTLFLDELANIPLAQQAKLLRVLEERKYEVVGSSKSHDADVRIISATNSDLLEQIANNQFRQDLYYRLNTVEIRVPSLAERVEDIPYLAQHFLQLFSVKYHRSCPALSDAALTKLQQYDWPGNIRELSHLMERLLFTSKKAVIDSQDIMLTANGERENSLDDPQLTMNEIEKVTLIKRLAFHRGNATETAKSLGFSRSGYYRRLAKYELD, from the coding sequence GTGAAAAAAAGAATCTTAATTGCTGACGATGATATTAATATTATTGCCAGTTTAAAATATGTCTTAGCCGAACAAGGATTCGACATTATTGCGGTTACCACGCCACAGAGTGTGCTTGAACACCTTGAGCAACAAACGGTTGATTTAGTGCTACTGGATATGAACTTTCAGCAAGATACTACTTCAGGTGCCGAAGGATTGCAGCTAGTTAGTGCTGTACAACGCATTGACGCTAATATTCCGGTGATCGTGATGACTGGTTGGGCAACCATAGATATCGCCGTTGAAGCCATGCAGGCGGGAGCGAAAGACTTTATTCAAAAACCCTGGAATAACGAACGGCTGCTTAGTGCGATCAAGACGCAATTCGCCCTAGCGCAATCAAATCAGATGGCCGAGCGGCTCAACCAGCAAAATAAGCTGTTAACCGGTCAGACTCAGCTGGCGGATGAAAATGCTATCGTTGCTTATTCGGCCAAAATGAAAGAATTAATGGCAACCTTAACGGATTTGGCACAAAGTGATATGAGCATTTTGCTGAGTGGCAGTAATGGCACTGGCAAAAGCATGCTGGCGGCATATGTTCATAGTGTTTCTGCCCGAGCCGCTCATTCTTTTGTTCCGGTGAATATGGGGGCAATTCCTGAGTCCTTGTTTGAAAGTGAAATGTTCGGCCATAAAAAAGGCGCATTTACCGATGCTAAGGAAAATCGTATCGGACGCTTTGAAATGGCGGAGCAAGGCACCTTGTTTCTTGATGAGCTGGCCAATATTCCGTTGGCGCAGCAGGCAAAGTTATTACGAGTGTTGGAAGAGCGTAAGTATGAAGTGGTTGGTAGTAGCAAATCGCATGATGCCGATGTTCGCATCATCTCTGCTACTAATAGCGACTTGCTTGAGCAAATAGCGAATAATCAATTTCGTCAGGATCTTTACTATCGGCTTAATACCGTAGAAATTCGGGTGCCGTCATTAGCTGAACGTGTTGAAGATATTCCGTATTTAGCACAACATTTTTTGCAATTATTCAGCGTTAAATATCATAGATCTTGCCCTGCGCTATCTGATGCGGCATTAACTAAACTGCAGCAGTATGACTGGCCTGGCAATATCCGCGAGTTAAGTCATTTAATGGAGCGTTTATTGTTTACCAGTAAAAAGGCGGTGATCGACAGTCAGGATATTATGTTGACGGCAAATGGTGAACGTGAAAACTCTTTGGATGATCCCCAGTTAACCATGAATGAGATTGAAAAAGTGACACTGATTAAGCGTTTAGCCTTTCATCGTGGTAACGCCACTGAAACTGCGAAATCTTTAGGCTTCAGTCGCAGTGGTTATTATCGGCGTTTAGCTAAATATGAACTGGATTGA
- the putA gene encoding bifunctional proline dehydrogenase/L-glutamate gamma-semialdehyde dehydrogenase PutA, whose translation MLFNGSLTTSNSIRQTIRDNYRADENAVLAHLLPIAEIGVDAKSRAWEYARQLVVNIRKEQKGKGGIDALLNEFSLSTEEGVVLMCLAEALLRVPDKLTADKLIRDKLANGNWSSHIGNSDSLFVNASSWGLLLTGKLVNYSDEKKEQQFGLLKKTVGRLGEPVIRKAVRYAMKIMGTQFVMGHHIQGALTRAVDTEAKGYTYSYDMLGEGARTMADADRYFTSYMSAIDAIGKAANGKGPQKSPGISIKLSAIHPRYEFSHRDRVIKELIPRLKELALAAKAYDIGFTVDAEEADRLDISLDIIEAVFTDKDLDGWHGFGIAVQAYQKRGIYVIEWVRELTKKVGRQMMVRLVKGAYWDSEVKEAQVEGYNDFPVFSRKPSTDVSYQACAKKLLSYRDTIYPQFATHNAYTVATILEMAETVKGFEFQRLHGMGESLFDQVVTQKQVPCRVYAPVGEHSDLLAYLVRRLLENGANSSFVNNIVDDNIPVESLLADPVETVRSWQDKYNPQIPQSIDIYQQEHGVGRINSKGIDLTDINELTAMRSNLASWVEQSKAQSPQPDHDAVTNPANNTEVIGYIKHADEDEMKAIVERANSAFASWSTTDVAKRAEILLKTADALEAHRDELIAICTKEAGKTIPDGVAEVREAVDFCRYYAARAQELLANGDLEARGVVLCISPWNFPLAIFLGQVSAAIVAGNTVVAKPAEQTSLVALRTIEIMIENGLPQDVVLPVIARGSKVGQIIVPDERIQAIMFTGSTETGSWISQKLAERQGEPVPLIAETGGQNCMVVDSTALPEQVVDDVIASGFQSAGQRCSALRVLFLQEDVADKIITMIKGAMQELHIGDPALLSTDVGPVIDKKALNALNEHVDYLSSRGTLHYVCKTPELSADIGAEQHNFFEPRLYEISDLSVLEKEVFGPIVHIIRYKAEQLEDVIEQINGTGFGLTMGIHTRIEEKAQYLAARSRAGNVYVNRNMIGAVVGVQPFGGRGLSGTGPKAGGPLYLTRLVKDKATTQDVALSVEQKTQLAKEIAQCQASSSTVSAQLFATKQQEVNWSFTPLNDKLSLLRQLLAQLASNKVVLNQEAQLTQTLSNARQQLLFIEKQLASAKVLPGPTGESNILYLESRGTVASIRCQNTSFNYWMIATLSALAAGNCVIAVVDDQYFAETQAIANILQQSGLSAGVFQVTQLGHIDDVLNHSVLAGAIVDNASPLKQRVGETIAARKGAILPLITAYNNENLFYRMVTEKTVTIDTTAAGGNASLMTMESNVG comes from the coding sequence ATGCTTTTCAATGGCTCTTTAACAACCTCAAATAGCATACGTCAAACAATTAGAGATAATTACCGTGCAGACGAAAATGCGGTACTTGCACATTTACTCCCAATTGCTGAAATTGGGGTCGACGCCAAATCTCGTGCCTGGGAATATGCCCGTCAGCTAGTGGTTAATATTCGTAAAGAACAAAAAGGCAAAGGCGGCATAGATGCCCTGTTGAATGAGTTTTCATTATCAACAGAAGAAGGCGTGGTACTAATGTGTTTGGCGGAAGCTTTGCTTCGTGTGCCTGATAAATTGACTGCTGACAAGCTTATCCGCGATAAACTGGCAAACGGCAACTGGAGTTCACATATTGGTAATTCAGATTCACTGTTTGTCAACGCATCTTCTTGGGGATTACTCCTGACAGGTAAGCTAGTCAATTATTCAGATGAGAAAAAAGAGCAACAATTTGGCTTGTTGAAAAAAACAGTCGGCCGCCTAGGTGAACCTGTGATCCGTAAAGCCGTGCGTTATGCCATGAAAATTATGGGTACCCAATTTGTCATGGGGCATCATATCCAAGGAGCGTTGACGCGAGCAGTAGATACGGAAGCTAAAGGTTATACCTATTCCTATGATATGTTAGGTGAAGGCGCCCGCACTATGGCAGATGCTGATCGCTACTTTACTAGCTATATGTCAGCAATTGATGCTATCGGTAAAGCGGCTAATGGCAAAGGACCACAAAAAAGCCCAGGGATTTCTATTAAATTATCAGCCATTCATCCGCGCTATGAATTTTCACACCGTGATCGTGTCATTAAAGAACTCATTCCGCGCCTTAAAGAACTGGCATTAGCAGCAAAAGCTTATGACATTGGCTTTACTGTCGATGCCGAAGAAGCAGATCGCTTAGACATTTCTCTCGACATTATTGAAGCAGTATTTACCGATAAAGATCTCGACGGCTGGCATGGTTTTGGTATCGCGGTACAAGCCTATCAAAAACGCGGGATTTACGTGATTGAATGGGTTAGAGAATTAACGAAAAAAGTGGGTCGTCAAATGATGGTTCGACTGGTGAAAGGAGCCTACTGGGACAGTGAAGTGAAAGAAGCCCAAGTTGAAGGTTACAATGACTTTCCCGTCTTTTCCCGTAAACCGTCAACTGACGTTTCTTATCAAGCTTGTGCGAAAAAATTATTGTCGTATCGCGACACCATTTATCCGCAATTTGCCACTCATAATGCTTATACCGTTGCCACAATATTAGAAATGGCCGAAACGGTAAAAGGTTTCGAATTCCAGCGTTTACATGGCATGGGAGAATCGTTGTTCGATCAGGTTGTGACACAAAAACAAGTTCCCTGTCGAGTCTACGCTCCGGTCGGTGAGCACTCAGATCTACTCGCGTATTTAGTGCGCCGATTACTGGAAAACGGTGCAAACTCATCGTTTGTCAATAATATCGTTGACGACAATATTCCGGTTGAATCGTTACTTGCCGATCCAGTAGAAACCGTGCGCAGCTGGCAGGATAAATATAACCCGCAAATACCGCAATCAATTGACATTTATCAACAAGAGCATGGTGTAGGACGTATTAATTCTAAAGGTATCGACTTAACCGACATTAATGAATTAACCGCTATGCGCAGTAATCTAGCAAGCTGGGTAGAACAAAGTAAAGCTCAAAGCCCACAGCCAGATCACGATGCGGTAACGAATCCAGCAAATAACACCGAAGTGATCGGTTATATCAAGCACGCTGACGAAGATGAAATGAAAGCCATCGTCGAGCGAGCCAATAGTGCATTTGCTAGCTGGTCAACAACAGATGTTGCCAAGCGTGCTGAAATATTATTAAAAACAGCTGATGCGTTAGAAGCACATCGCGATGAACTGATTGCCATTTGTACTAAAGAAGCAGGTAAAACCATTCCAGATGGCGTGGCCGAAGTACGTGAAGCGGTTGATTTTTGTCGTTATTATGCCGCGCGAGCGCAAGAATTACTTGCCAATGGCGATCTGGAAGCACGTGGCGTTGTTTTATGCATCAGTCCATGGAACTTCCCGTTAGCTATTTTCCTCGGACAAGTATCTGCCGCGATTGTTGCAGGTAATACCGTAGTTGCTAAACCAGCAGAACAAACGTCTTTAGTCGCCCTACGTACCATTGAAATCATGATCGAAAATGGCTTACCACAAGATGTCGTGCTCCCGGTAATTGCCCGTGGCAGTAAAGTCGGTCAAATCATAGTGCCAGATGAGCGTATTCAGGCGATCATGTTTACTGGTTCTACTGAAACAGGTAGTTGGATTTCACAAAAATTGGCAGAACGTCAAGGTGAACCTGTACCGCTAATTGCCGAAACTGGCGGGCAAAACTGCATGGTAGTTGACTCCACTGCTCTACCTGAACAAGTGGTTGATGATGTTATCGCCTCTGGTTTTCAAAGTGCTGGTCAACGTTGTTCTGCGCTTCGGGTATTATTCCTGCAAGAAGATGTAGCGGATAAGATCATCACCATGATCAAAGGTGCAATGCAGGAACTACACATAGGCGACCCCGCATTATTATCAACAGATGTTGGCCCGGTTATCGATAAGAAAGCCTTAAATGCACTCAACGAACATGTGGATTATCTGTCATCACGAGGCACTTTACACTATGTATGCAAAACGCCTGAATTATCGGCAGATATCGGCGCTGAACAGCATAACTTCTTTGAGCCACGTTTATATGAAATTAGTGATTTAAGCGTGTTAGAAAAAGAAGTATTTGGCCCTATTGTTCATATCATTCGCTATAAAGCGGAGCAATTAGAAGATGTTATCGAACAGATCAACGGTACTGGCTTTGGCTTAACTATGGGTATTCACACCCGTATCGAAGAAAAGGCGCAATATTTAGCAGCGCGCTCTCGTGCCGGCAATGTTTATGTTAACCGTAATATGATAGGTGCGGTGGTAGGTGTTCAGCCGTTTGGCGGTCGGGGTTTATCAGGTACAGGTCCTAAAGCAGGCGGTCCTCTATATTTGACTCGTTTGGTGAAAGACAAAGCCACGACTCAAGACGTGGCACTGAGTGTTGAACAAAAAACACAGTTAGCGAAAGAAATCGCGCAATGTCAGGCGAGTAGTAGCACAGTCTCTGCCCAGTTATTTGCAACTAAACAGCAAGAAGTTAACTGGAGCTTCACTCCACTTAATGACAAGCTCTCATTGTTACGCCAGTTACTGGCACAGCTTGCATCCAACAAAGTAGTACTTAATCAGGAAGCTCAATTAACACAAACCCTTAGCAATGCTCGTCAACAATTACTGTTTATTGAAAAACAACTAGCGTCAGCAAAAGTCCTACCGGGGCCTACGGGAGAGTCAAATATTCTCTATTTAGAGTCTCGTGGCACCGTCGCCAGTATTCGTTGTCAGAATACATCCTTCAATTACTGGATGATAGCGACCTTATCGGCACTAGCAGCAGGTAATTGCGTTATTGCTGTGGTTGATGATCAATATTTTGCGGAAACTCAGGCAATTGCCAATATCTTGCAACAATCGGGATTAAGTGCCGGTGTCTTCCAAGTAACACAATTAGGACATATTGACGATGTCTTAAATCATTCAGTGCTAGCAGGTGCCATTGTTGATAATGCCAGCCCGCTTAAACAAAGAGTAGGTGAAACAATTGCGGCACGCAAGGGAGCAATTTTACCTTTGATCACCGCCTACAATAACGAAAACCTGTTCTATCGTATGGTGACAGAAAAAACCGTCACTATCGATACCACAGCAGCAGGTGGTAACGCCTCGTTAATGACGATGGAATCTAACGTCGGTTAA
- a CDS encoding M28 family metallopeptidase — protein MKFKLLTSASLLSLAVLAGCGKEATQTETTVAAQPEQVNAERIKAHVEFLADDTLKGRDTGSEGYQIAANYVKSNFKQLGLMPQGEHGGFEQNVTFRRVYLEDGSAEMSIENAAGNVELAFKDDFLMSGSAIETESHVAAETVFVGYGVVSEEFGYDDYADLDVNGKIVVALTGRPDDLPSEEGAHIGSGREKVRHAAEHGAIGFITIHTPKRDKVRTFEASAKHADTPRLSWLNKEGQPFGKYPEMKGGAYINAESAKALFEGAERDLADVFNDDSENKAIKGFELAAKVTMKSKSRHEEITSPNVIATLEGSDPKLKDEYVVFSAHLDHIGISKHSDDHGDADEDEDVINNGALDNASGVSILLETARLLAAQPVAPKRSILFVVVTGEEKGLLGSSYFANNPTVPVMQMVANVNLDMPLILYPFADVIAFGSTHSSLGGIVEAAGKKIGISLSPDPMPEQALFTRSDHYNFVKAGIPSVFLMTGFKSKDPEIDGGKMFGDFLKNHYHQHSDQMDLPIRWDAAASFAEVNMMIGMEIANGEQRPTWNQGDFFGKTFAQ, from the coding sequence ATGAAATTTAAATTATTGACTTCGGCAAGTTTACTGTCACTTGCTGTGCTAGCTGGCTGTGGTAAAGAAGCCACTCAGACAGAAACTACTGTGGCTGCTCAGCCTGAGCAAGTTAATGCTGAGCGCATTAAAGCACATGTTGAGTTTTTAGCAGATGACACCTTAAAAGGACGTGATACTGGAAGTGAAGGTTATCAAATAGCCGCTAACTATGTGAAATCAAATTTTAAGCAGCTAGGTTTAATGCCACAAGGTGAACATGGCGGTTTTGAACAGAATGTGACGTTTAGACGTGTTTACTTAGAAGACGGTAGCGCGGAAATGAGCATTGAAAATGCTGCCGGAAATGTTGAGTTAGCGTTTAAAGATGACTTTTTAATGTCAGGTTCTGCGATTGAAACAGAATCTCATGTTGCAGCTGAAACTGTATTTGTTGGTTATGGTGTGGTTTCAGAAGAGTTTGGGTATGACGATTATGCGGATTTAGATGTTAACGGCAAAATTGTCGTTGCTTTAACCGGTCGTCCGGATGATTTACCATCGGAAGAAGGGGCTCATATTGGCTCTGGTCGTGAAAAAGTTCGTCATGCGGCTGAGCATGGCGCTATTGGTTTTATCACTATTCATACGCCAAAACGTGATAAAGTCAGAACCTTTGAAGCCTCTGCGAAACATGCTGATACACCGCGTTTAAGCTGGTTAAATAAAGAAGGTCAGCCATTTGGCAAATACCCTGAAATGAAAGGCGGTGCTTATATTAATGCCGAGAGTGCTAAAGCATTGTTTGAAGGGGCAGAACGCGATTTAGCTGATGTTTTTAATGATGACAGTGAAAATAAGGCGATTAAAGGTTTTGAGCTAGCGGCTAAAGTGACTATGAAAAGTAAGTCACGTCATGAAGAGATCACTAGCCCGAACGTTATCGCGACATTAGAAGGTAGTGATCCTAAACTGAAAGATGAGTATGTTGTCTTTAGTGCTCATCTTGATCATATCGGTATCAGCAAGCACAGTGATGATCATGGTGATGCTGATGAAGATGAAGATGTCATTAATAATGGTGCGCTGGATAACGCATCAGGAGTCTCTATTTTATTAGAAACTGCGCGTTTATTAGCTGCTCAACCGGTTGCGCCGAAGCGTTCAATTCTATTTGTTGTCGTGACAGGAGAAGAGAAAGGCTTGTTAGGTTCAAGTTATTTCGCTAATAATCCAACCGTACCAGTAATGCAAATGGTGGCTAATGTGAACTTAGATATGCCGTTGATTTTATATCCGTTTGCAGATGTTATTGCCTTTGGTTCTACTCATTCTAGCTTAGGCGGTATAGTGGAAGCAGCTGGTAAGAAAATAGGCATCAGTTTAAGCCCGGATCCTATGCCAGAGCAGGCATTATTTACGCGCAGTGATCACTACAACTTTGTTAAAGCGGGTATACCATCGGTATTCTTAATGACAGGGTTTAAATCAAAAGATCCTGAAATAGATGGTGGCAAAATGTTTGGTGATTTCTTGAAAAACCATTATCACCAGCACAGTGATCAAATGGATTTACCTATTCGCTGGGATGCGGCAGCAAGTTTTGCCGAAGTGAATATGATGATAGGGATGGAAATTGCCAATGGTGAGCAACGCCCTACTTGGAATCAAGGTGATTTCTTTGGCAAGACGTTTGCCCAATAA
- a CDS encoding substrate-binding periplasmic protein, which produces MKWILLFLAVIFLTVSGQASSNNELSKAKKQIDEPLRLKYEPSGSNAWFPYYIHSQQRKGIVPEIIDLILQRANIIGEEVALPAARTNLALENGDIDFDFINPAWLPADVPIERYVFSAPIIPVKESYIALTANAISLLTQKMKQSDHVQIGTVRGYYYHDDNLFQRVDFSSEKNLIMALQQRRVSYAICDDITAQYWSNVLSVPIVIGQSHSDGFLRIRLRKELAVIIPRLNRAINELKHAGVIAKIIDSYL; this is translated from the coding sequence ATGAAGTGGATTTTACTATTTTTAGCGGTTATTTTCCTTACGGTCAGTGGACAAGCATCGTCTAATAATGAGCTATCTAAGGCGAAAAAGCAGATAGATGAGCCGCTGCGGCTTAAATATGAACCTTCGGGTTCTAATGCCTGGTTTCCTTATTACATTCATTCACAGCAACGCAAAGGTATTGTGCCGGAAATCATTGATTTGATTCTGCAGCGAGCCAATATTATCGGCGAAGAAGTTGCGTTACCGGCAGCTCGTACTAACTTAGCGCTAGAAAATGGCGACATTGATTTTGATTTTATAAATCCAGCGTGGCTGCCAGCAGATGTCCCTATTGAACGTTATGTTTTTAGTGCGCCAATTATTCCCGTGAAAGAGTCATATATTGCGTTAACGGCAAATGCGATTTCATTATTAACGCAAAAAATGAAACAGTCGGATCATGTGCAAATAGGTACAGTACGTGGCTACTATTACCATGATGACAACTTGTTTCAGCGGGTTGACTTTTCTTCTGAAAAAAATTTAATTATGGCGTTGCAACAGCGCCGGGTAAGCTATGCAATTTGTGATGATATTACGGCACAGTATTGGTCGAATGTTTTGTCGGTGCCAATAGTGATCGGTCAAAGTCACTCCGATGGCTTTCTTCGTATTCGTTTACGTAAAGAACTTGCCGTTATCATACCGCGCCTGAATCGTGCAATTAATGAATTAAAACATGCTGGCGTTATAGCAAAAATTATTGATTCGTACTTATAA
- a CDS encoding sensor histidine kinase, whose amino-acid sequence MSDTSGLNLLDNQQKFILLIALPCIFTMTIALIHTEVSGYFIAFLVFVFILLTTYGIVAIRQVSDFQIRTLSNLIESMIDGDYSLRGRLQTNQAFQELFNLINQLSDTLARHKFEAKESRLLLEKILEQMHAMVLATDQHGKIVMTNDSAKKYIFQGQANVLYQSLTATVLGAEISQAKPGIIRFSSQPLIGEYFLVKEQFLAQGQPHQLYFITNAERLLIEQERKAWQSLVRVLSHEMNNSMTPIAAISQSMQNQLSDQSKAIDRQSLAAGVDIINERAKSLTSFIASYSQLSHLPKPNKVSVGLYQMLQTSAALFPKLTTEIDDSCQLMINVDKQQFEQVLINLFKNALEAMLGQACALLKVSVISDEFNTVIRLVDQGCGIANFENLFVPFYSTKASGSGIGLALCRQIMFNHHGTISVTNVKDGHGVEVQLSLPVDKHALIGGEK is encoded by the coding sequence TTGAGCGATACTAGCGGGTTGAACCTGTTAGATAACCAGCAGAAATTTATTTTACTGATCGCACTCCCTTGTATATTCACAATGACAATAGCGCTAATACATACTGAGGTTTCAGGTTACTTTATCGCCTTTTTGGTCTTTGTTTTTATACTGTTGACCACGTACGGTATTGTGGCGATTAGGCAGGTGTCTGATTTTCAAATTCGCACCCTGTCCAATTTAATCGAGTCTATGATAGATGGCGATTATTCTTTAAGAGGGCGGCTGCAAACTAATCAGGCATTTCAAGAGTTATTTAATCTTATCAATCAATTGTCAGATACCTTGGCTCGCCATAAGTTTGAAGCGAAAGAGTCACGGCTGTTGTTGGAAAAGATACTGGAGCAAATGCATGCCATGGTGCTGGCAACCGATCAACATGGCAAAATAGTGATGACTAACGACTCAGCGAAGAAGTATATTTTTCAGGGCCAGGCTAATGTCTTGTACCAGTCGCTAACGGCTACGGTGTTAGGCGCAGAAATTAGTCAAGCAAAACCTGGGATAATAAGATTTTCTTCTCAGCCACTAATTGGCGAGTATTTTCTGGTTAAAGAGCAATTTTTGGCGCAAGGACAGCCACATCAATTGTATTTTATTACTAACGCTGAACGCTTGTTAATCGAGCAGGAGCGTAAGGCCTGGCAAAGCTTGGTTAGGGTATTAAGCCATGAAATGAATAATTCGATGACGCCAATCGCAGCTATTAGCCAATCGATGCAAAATCAGCTTAGCGACCAGTCAAAAGCAATCGACAGGCAATCACTGGCGGCAGGAGTCGACATTATTAATGAGCGGGCTAAATCTTTAACTTCTTTTATCGCCAGTTATAGCCAGTTATCTCATTTGCCTAAACCAAATAAAGTTTCGGTGGGTTTATATCAAATGCTGCAAACGAGTGCTGCCTTGTTTCCCAAATTAACAACCGAGATAGATGACTCCTGCCAGTTAATGATAAATGTTGATAAGCAGCAGTTTGAGCAAGTGCTGATCAATTTGTTTAAAAATGCCCTTGAAGCTATGCTAGGACAAGCTTGTGCGTTGTTGAAGGTTTCAGTAATAAGTGATGAATTTAATACCGTTATTCGACTGGTCGATCAAGGTTGTGGTATTGCGAATTTTGAAAACCTCTTTGTGCCATTTTATAGCACTAAGGCATCCGGGAGCGGCATAGGTTTGGCATTGTGTCGCCAGATAATGTTTAATCATCACGGTACCATTAGCGTAACTAACGTAAAGGACGGTCATGGTGTTGAAGTTCAATTAAGTTTACCTGTTGATAAACATGCATTGATTGGAGGTGAAAAATAG
- a CDS encoding winged helix-turn-helix transcriptional regulator: MASGKNRVLDRIDLTILEALQNDGRISNADLAKKINLSASPCLERVRRLEKEGYIERYTAVLNANKLNYGMKAFVQVTLDRTTGDVFNDFKKEVVKIEEVAECHLVAGGFDYLIMIRFDKIETYREILSEIVNLPAVSHSHTYIVTEKVKEDSGVPFWL; the protein is encoded by the coding sequence ATGGCTTCCGGAAAAAATCGTGTATTAGATCGTATTGATTTGACTATTTTAGAGGCTTTGCAAAATGATGGCAGGATCTCTAATGCCGATCTGGCCAAGAAGATCAATTTAAGTGCCAGTCCTTGTCTGGAAAGGGTACGCCGTTTAGAAAAAGAAGGTTATATCGAACGCTATACCGCGGTTTTAAATGCCAATAAGTTAAATTATGGGATGAAAGCGTTTGTTCAGGTAACGCTGGATCGTACTACGGGTGATGTCTTTAATGATTTTAAAAAAGAAGTGGTTAAAATTGAAGAAGTTGCAGAGTGTCATTTAGTGGCAGGGGGCTTTGATTACTTAATTATGATCCGCTTTGATAAAATTGAAACGTATCGCGAGATATTATCTGAAATTGTCAATCTCCCCGCGGTTTCTCATTCACATACTTATATAGTGACGGAAAAGGTCAAAGAGGATTCTGGTGTGCCTTTCTGGTTATAG